In the genome of Lynx canadensis isolate LIC74 chromosome X, mLynCan4.pri.v2, whole genome shotgun sequence, one region contains:
- the LOC115507328 gene encoding nuclear RNA export factor 2-like isoform X1 has translation MSERQQQQKCVLPLKKCETYRNEESNDGGNSPQGRQRVWSSLRGNFGKSNPQYEHGGYEPQLSHHQEDDGNVMMRNVQEYPQVRHTFYSNQQNKRRVKWHNEGHIHVTVWRDRKPLKREMRENTQDGTPGSWFKITIPYGGKYEKTWLVNSIQDHCSVPFTPVDFHYVKNQARFFVQDAGIASALKDVSYKICDEESQKISIFVNPSNVPYSVRYKLKPEEMKQLKLTMHKRYDVSHEALDLQSLRFDPDLVGHDIDIILNRRNCMAATLQIIEENFPELLSLNLSNNKLYQLDGLSDIIQMVPTVKILNLSKNELTLVWELNKMKGLKLEELWLEGNPLCDTFPDQSTYISAIRECFPKLLHLDGQTLPPAIIIDTDAPYLIKSSKESSRGSEKLKSLILQFLQQYYLIYDSEDRQGLLCAYHYKACFSLTIPFNPKDPAPSSLCKYFKESRNMKKIKDPYLRVQLLKHTKHDIVCSLSTLPKTQHDISSFVVDMWFHTEMMLCFSVNGVFKEVEGRSQDSVRAFTRTFIATPTDNSSLCIVNDELFVRDVSPNETQSMSSIPVSSSTSSSVFILSKEQQEMVQAFSTQSGMKLEWSQKCLQDNEWNYTRAGQVFTMLKNEGKIPEDSFKQIA, from the exons AATCCAACGATGGTGGTAACTCACCTCAAGGCAGACAGAGAGTTTGGAGTTCTTTGCGAGGTAATTTTGGCAAGAGTAACCCCCAATATGAACATGGTGGATATGAGCCTCAGCTTTCACACCACCAGGAGGATGATGGAAATGTGATGATGAGGAATGTCCAGGAGTACCCCCAAGTAAGACA CACTTTCTATAGCAACCAACAGAACAAGAGGAGAGTGAAATGGCATAATGAAGGCCATATCCATGTTACTGTGTGGAGAGATAGAAAACCTCTGAAGAGAGAAATGAGGGAGAACACACAAGATGGAACCCCAGGGAGCTGGTTCAAGATCACT ATTCCCTATGGGGGAAAGTATGAGAAGACATGGCTAGTGAATTCAATCCAGGACCATTGCAGTGTCCCTTTCACTCCAGTGGAT TTTCACTATGTGAAAAACCAAGCTCGGTTCTTTGTCCAGGATGCTGGCATTGCCTCTGCATTGAAAGATGTCAGCTACAAGATATGTGATGAGGAGAGCCAAAAG ATATCGATCTTTGTCAATCCCTCTAATGTACCCTACTCTGTGCGGTATAAGTTGAAGCCAGAAGAAATGAAGCAGCTAAAG CTGACCATGCACAAACGCTATGATGTCTCCCATGAAGCTCTTGACCTCCAGAGTCTCCGCTTTGACCCAG ACTTGGTGGGCCATGATATTGATATAATCCTGAATCGAAGAAACTGCATGGCTGCCACCCTGCAGATCATTGAAGAGAATTTCCCTGAG CTGTTGTCCTTGAACTTGAGCAACAACAAACTGTACCAGCTGGATGGCCTGTCTGACATTATACAGATGGTCCCCACAGTCAAGATCCTGAACCTCTCCAAAAatgag CTGACCTTGGTGTGGGAGTTAAACAAGATGAAAGGGCTGAAGCTTGAAGAGCTTTGGCTAGAAGGGAACCCTTTGTGCGACACCTTCCCAGACCAGTCCACCTACATAAG TGCCATCAGGGAATGTTTCCCCAAGTTGTTACATCTG gATGGCCAGACGTTACCCCCTGCAATTATCATTGACACTGATGCCCCATACTTAATAAAGTCCAGCAAG GAAAGCTCCAGAGGATCTGAGAAACTAAAGAGTCTAATCCTGCAATTTCTTCAGCA GTACTATTTGATCTATGACTCTGAAGACCGCCAAGGTCTCCTCTGTGCTTACCACTACAAGGCCTGCTTCTCCCTGACCATTCCCTTCAACCCCAAAGACCCAGCCCC AAGCAGCTTATGCAAGTACTTCAAGGAAAGCAGGAATATGAAGAAGATCAAGGACCCCT ATCTGCGTGTTCAGCTGCTGAAGCATACAAAACATGACATTGTGTGCTCCCTCAGTACACTGCCCAAAACTCAGCATGACATCAGCTCCTTCGTGGTGGACATGTGGTTCCATACG GAGATGatgctctgcttctctgtcaATGGGGTGTTCAAGGAAG TGGAAGGAAGGTCTCAGGATTCTGTTCGCGCCTTCACCCGGACCTTTATTGCTACACCTACCGACAATTCCAG TCTATGCATCGTGAATGACGAGCTGTTTGTGAGAGATGTCAGCCCAAATGAGACTCAGAGTATGTCCTCCATCCCAGTGTCCTCATCCACCTCCAGCTCTGTGTTCATCCTCTCCAAGGAGCAGCAGGAAATGGTGCAAGCTTTCTCCACTCAGTCTGGGATGAAACTCGAGTGGTCTCAGAA GTGCCTTCAGGACAATGAGTGGAACTACACCAGAGCTGGTCAGGTCTTCACTATGCTCAAG AATGAGGGAAAGATCCCAGAGGACTCCTTCAAGCAAATCGCCTAG
- the LOC115507328 gene encoding nuclear RNA export factor 2-like isoform X2, whose amino-acid sequence MKTFKSNDGGNSPQGRQRVWSSLRGNFGKSNPQYEHGGYEPQLSHHQEDDGNVMMRNVQEYPQVRHTFYSNQQNKRRVKWHNEGHIHVTVWRDRKPLKREMRENTQDGTPGSWFKITIPYGGKYEKTWLVNSIQDHCSVPFTPVDFHYVKNQARFFVQDAGIASALKDVSYKICDEESQKISIFVNPSNVPYSVRYKLKPEEMKQLKLTMHKRYDVSHEALDLQSLRFDPDLVGHDIDIILNRRNCMAATLQIIEENFPELLSLNLSNNKLYQLDGLSDIIQMVPTVKILNLSKNELTLVWELNKMKGLKLEELWLEGNPLCDTFPDQSTYISAIRECFPKLLHLDGQTLPPAIIIDTDAPYLIKSSKESSRGSEKLKSLILQFLQQYYLIYDSEDRQGLLCAYHYKACFSLTIPFNPKDPAPSSLCKYFKESRNMKKIKDPYLRVQLLKHTKHDIVCSLSTLPKTQHDISSFVVDMWFHTEMMLCFSVNGVFKEVEGRSQDSVRAFTRTFIATPTDNSSLCIVNDELFVRDVSPNETQSMSSIPVSSSTSSSVFILSKEQQEMVQAFSTQSGMKLEWSQKCLQDNEWNYTRAGQVFTMLKNEGKIPEDSFKQIA is encoded by the exons ATGAAAACCTTCA AATCCAACGATGGTGGTAACTCACCTCAAGGCAGACAGAGAGTTTGGAGTTCTTTGCGAGGTAATTTTGGCAAGAGTAACCCCCAATATGAACATGGTGGATATGAGCCTCAGCTTTCACACCACCAGGAGGATGATGGAAATGTGATGATGAGGAATGTCCAGGAGTACCCCCAAGTAAGACA CACTTTCTATAGCAACCAACAGAACAAGAGGAGAGTGAAATGGCATAATGAAGGCCATATCCATGTTACTGTGTGGAGAGATAGAAAACCTCTGAAGAGAGAAATGAGGGAGAACACACAAGATGGAACCCCAGGGAGCTGGTTCAAGATCACT ATTCCCTATGGGGGAAAGTATGAGAAGACATGGCTAGTGAATTCAATCCAGGACCATTGCAGTGTCCCTTTCACTCCAGTGGAT TTTCACTATGTGAAAAACCAAGCTCGGTTCTTTGTCCAGGATGCTGGCATTGCCTCTGCATTGAAAGATGTCAGCTACAAGATATGTGATGAGGAGAGCCAAAAG ATATCGATCTTTGTCAATCCCTCTAATGTACCCTACTCTGTGCGGTATAAGTTGAAGCCAGAAGAAATGAAGCAGCTAAAG CTGACCATGCACAAACGCTATGATGTCTCCCATGAAGCTCTTGACCTCCAGAGTCTCCGCTTTGACCCAG ACTTGGTGGGCCATGATATTGATATAATCCTGAATCGAAGAAACTGCATGGCTGCCACCCTGCAGATCATTGAAGAGAATTTCCCTGAG CTGTTGTCCTTGAACTTGAGCAACAACAAACTGTACCAGCTGGATGGCCTGTCTGACATTATACAGATGGTCCCCACAGTCAAGATCCTGAACCTCTCCAAAAatgag CTGACCTTGGTGTGGGAGTTAAACAAGATGAAAGGGCTGAAGCTTGAAGAGCTTTGGCTAGAAGGGAACCCTTTGTGCGACACCTTCCCAGACCAGTCCACCTACATAAG TGCCATCAGGGAATGTTTCCCCAAGTTGTTACATCTG gATGGCCAGACGTTACCCCCTGCAATTATCATTGACACTGATGCCCCATACTTAATAAAGTCCAGCAAG GAAAGCTCCAGAGGATCTGAGAAACTAAAGAGTCTAATCCTGCAATTTCTTCAGCA GTACTATTTGATCTATGACTCTGAAGACCGCCAAGGTCTCCTCTGTGCTTACCACTACAAGGCCTGCTTCTCCCTGACCATTCCCTTCAACCCCAAAGACCCAGCCCC AAGCAGCTTATGCAAGTACTTCAAGGAAAGCAGGAATATGAAGAAGATCAAGGACCCCT ATCTGCGTGTTCAGCTGCTGAAGCATACAAAACATGACATTGTGTGCTCCCTCAGTACACTGCCCAAAACTCAGCATGACATCAGCTCCTTCGTGGTGGACATGTGGTTCCATACG GAGATGatgctctgcttctctgtcaATGGGGTGTTCAAGGAAG TGGAAGGAAGGTCTCAGGATTCTGTTCGCGCCTTCACCCGGACCTTTATTGCTACACCTACCGACAATTCCAG TCTATGCATCGTGAATGACGAGCTGTTTGTGAGAGATGTCAGCCCAAATGAGACTCAGAGTATGTCCTCCATCCCAGTGTCCTCATCCACCTCCAGCTCTGTGTTCATCCTCTCCAAGGAGCAGCAGGAAATGGTGCAAGCTTTCTCCACTCAGTCTGGGATGAAACTCGAGTGGTCTCAGAA GTGCCTTCAGGACAATGAGTGGAACTACACCAGAGCTGGTCAGGTCTTCACTATGCTCAAG AATGAGGGAAAGATCCCAGAGGACTCCTTCAAGCAAATCGCCTAG